One Sphingopyxis macrogoltabida genomic region harbors:
- a CDS encoding hydrogen peroxide-inducible genes activator produces MQNYLPSLKQMQYLVALHEHGHFGRAADACNVTQSTLSAGIRELETLLGQTLVERTRRVVRFTMLGNAIVDKAHRVLREAEELADMAAAAAAPLVGELRMSVIPTIAPFLLPGLLPRLRKERPSLKLFLREEPSAQACESLHHGAVDCVLLALPYACGDVEAENLFDDALFVAFPGDQSEDLPAMVSADQIDPAQMLMLEDGHCLKDHVLAACNRPELRAGARMMGTSLHTLVQMVDNGLGITMLPQMAIEAGILDHTDIDTRPLASDHDWRTIALVWRKGSPRADEFRMLADIFRKHKAN; encoded by the coding sequence ATGCAAAACTACCTGCCCTCGCTCAAGCAGATGCAATATCTCGTCGCGTTGCACGAGCACGGCCATTTCGGGCGTGCCGCCGATGCATGCAACGTGACGCAATCCACGCTGTCGGCGGGCATTCGCGAACTCGAAACGCTGCTCGGCCAGACGCTCGTCGAACGTACGCGCCGCGTCGTCCGCTTCACCATGCTCGGCAATGCGATCGTCGACAAGGCGCACCGCGTGCTGCGCGAAGCCGAAGAGCTCGCCGATATGGCGGCGGCCGCTGCCGCGCCGCTCGTCGGCGAACTCAGGATGAGCGTCATCCCGACGATCGCGCCCTTCCTCCTCCCCGGCCTGCTGCCGCGGCTGCGCAAGGAACGCCCGTCGCTCAAGCTGTTCCTCCGCGAGGAGCCGAGCGCGCAGGCCTGCGAATCGCTACATCACGGCGCGGTCGACTGCGTGCTGCTCGCGCTTCCCTATGCGTGCGGCGACGTCGAGGCGGAAAATCTGTTCGACGACGCGCTGTTCGTCGCCTTCCCCGGCGACCAGAGCGAGGACCTGCCGGCGATGGTCAGCGCCGACCAGATCGACCCCGCGCAGATGCTGATGCTGGAGGACGGCCATTGCCTGAAGGATCATGTGCTCGCCGCGTGCAACCGCCCCGAACTGCGCGCCGGGGCGCGGATGATGGGAACATCGCTCCACACGCTGGTGCAGATGGTCGACAACGGGCTCGGCATCACGATGCTGCCGCAAATGGCGATCGAGGCGGGTATCCTCGACCATACCGATATCGACACCCGCCCGCTGGCCTCGGATCACGACTGGCGGACGATCGCGCTGGTGTGGCGCAAGGGCAGCCCGCGCGCCGACGAATTCCGCATGCTCGCCGACATTTTCCGCAAGCACAAGGCGAACTGA
- a CDS encoding EF-hand domain-containing protein, whose protein sequence is MAVSRFLIGGVASALLLTGGLFMWKGYSQLADEEVLPEPPPALPAIPVAGANAPKRGPAPPALPAAKEASREERRFNRYDRDRNDRVSRVEMMSTRTAAFRKLDKDGNNLLTFEEWASATGERFARADGDRSGDLTRSEFATTAPKPAAKPKCSC, encoded by the coding sequence ATGGCGGTTTCCCGATTTCTGATCGGCGGCGTGGCGAGTGCCTTGTTGCTCACCGGCGGGCTGTTCATGTGGAAGGGCTATAGCCAGCTTGCCGATGAAGAGGTGCTGCCCGAACCGCCGCCGGCGCTGCCCGCTATCCCCGTTGCGGGGGCGAACGCGCCGAAGCGTGGTCCCGCGCCACCAGCCTTGCCCGCCGCGAAAGAGGCGTCGCGCGAGGAGCGCCGCTTCAACCGTTACGATCGCGACCGCAACGACCGGGTCAGCCGGGTTGAGATGATGTCGACGCGCACCGCGGCCTTTCGCAAGCTCGACAAGGACGGCAACAATCTGCTGACCTTCGAGGAATGGGCGTCAGCGACGGGCGAGCGTTTCGCCAGGGCCGACGGCGACCGGTCGGGCGATCTGACGCGGAGCGAGTTCGCGACAACGGCGCCGAAGCCGGCGGCGAAGCCGAAATGTAGCTGCTGA
- the trmFO gene encoding methylenetetrahydrofolate--tRNA-(uracil(54)-C(5))-methyltransferase (FADH(2)-oxidizing) TrmFO — translation MVAHDIHIIGGGLAGSEAAWQLAEAGYNVRLSEMRGGGDMTPAHQGDTLAEMVCSNSFRSDDGDSNAVGLLHREMRTLGSIIMREADATKVPAGSALAVDRDLFSGGVTNALANHPNVTIVRERIDTLPSEGLTIVATGPLTAAALAASIGEATGKDALAFFDAIAPIVYRDSIDMDIAWMASRWDKVGPIGDGKDYINCPMDKEQYHAFVQGLVDGDKTEFKDWEKDTPYFEGCMPIEVMAERGPETLRFGPMKGVGLDNPRTGRWPYAVVQLRQDNALGTLWNMVGFQTKLKHAAQVELFRTIPGLEKAEFARLGGLHRNSFIRSPELLDAQLRLKSAPHIRFAGQITGCEGYVESAAIGLVAARFAIAELGGRTLPPPPPETALGALLGHITGGADAATYQPMNVNFGLFPPLAEDVRKKDRKLGYTQRAGTALAEWMKAAQGVLA, via the coding sequence ATAGTGGCGCACGACATTCATATCATCGGCGGCGGCCTAGCGGGCTCCGAAGCCGCCTGGCAACTCGCCGAGGCAGGTTATAATGTGCGCCTCTCCGAAATGCGCGGGGGCGGCGATATGACCCCGGCGCATCAGGGCGACACGCTCGCCGAAATGGTGTGCTCGAACAGCTTTCGCAGCGACGACGGCGACAGCAACGCGGTCGGCCTGCTCCACCGCGAGATGCGCACGCTCGGTTCGATCATCATGCGAGAGGCGGACGCCACGAAAGTTCCCGCGGGTTCGGCGCTTGCGGTCGACCGTGACCTTTTCTCGGGCGGCGTCACCAATGCGCTCGCGAACCACCCGAATGTCACCATCGTCCGCGAACGCATCGACACGCTGCCATCGGAAGGCTTGACGATCGTCGCCACCGGCCCGCTCACCGCCGCGGCCCTCGCCGCCAGCATCGGCGAAGCCACCGGCAAGGATGCGCTCGCCTTTTTCGACGCCATCGCGCCCATCGTCTACCGCGACAGCATAGACATGGACATCGCGTGGATGGCGAGCCGCTGGGACAAGGTCGGGCCGATCGGCGACGGCAAGGATTATATCAACTGCCCGATGGACAAGGAGCAATATCACGCCTTCGTCCAGGGACTCGTTGACGGCGACAAGACCGAGTTCAAGGACTGGGAAAAGGACACGCCTTACTTCGAGGGCTGCATGCCGATCGAGGTGATGGCCGAGCGCGGTCCCGAAACGCTGCGCTTCGGCCCGATGAAGGGCGTCGGGCTCGACAATCCGCGCACCGGGCGCTGGCCTTATGCGGTCGTCCAGCTCCGTCAGGATAATGCGCTTGGCACGCTGTGGAACATGGTCGGATTCCAGACCAAGCTGAAGCATGCCGCGCAGGTCGAACTGTTCCGCACCATCCCCGGTCTCGAAAAGGCCGAGTTTGCGCGCCTCGGCGGCCTGCATCGCAACAGCTTCATCCGCTCGCCCGAGCTGCTCGACGCGCAACTGCGCCTCAAATCGGCTCCGCATATCCGCTTCGCGGGGCAGATCACCGGCTGCGAGGGCTATGTCGAAAGCGCCGCCATCGGCCTTGTCGCCGCGCGTTTCGCCATCGCCGAGCTTGGCGGCCGCACCCTGCCCCCGCCGCCGCCCGAAACCGCGCTCGGCGCGCTGCTCGGTCATATTACCGGCGGCGCCGATGCCGCGACCTACCAGCCGATGAACGTCAATTTCGGCCTGTTTCCACCGCTCGCCGAGGATGTCCGCAAGAAGGACCGCAAGCTCGGCTACACGCAGCGCGCGGGGACGGCGTTGGCAGAGTGGATGAAGGCTGCACAGGGAGTTCTCGCTTAA
- a CDS encoding lysoplasmalogenase family protein produces the protein MGGKHGWDRARWLWWLALAGGISFFVAVLLRLDGPAIWVWKTTGVAFLAAWAAVNARNRDGWMIAATLGFGALGDFLLDAVGMMPGAAAFAVGHLIAIALYFRNRRARMTGSQKLLATAVVPLALVIAWGLAKNAEAGLMGAAVGYTAIVAAMAATAWASRFPRYRTGIGAMLFLASDLFIFSGEGGALSKDITLWFVWPLYFAGQALIAWGVVSTLAQEARA, from the coding sequence ATGGGCGGCAAACACGGTTGGGATCGGGCGCGGTGGCTGTGGTGGCTGGCTCTGGCCGGCGGGATCAGTTTCTTCGTTGCGGTCCTTTTGCGGCTCGACGGTCCGGCAATCTGGGTCTGGAAGACGACGGGGGTGGCGTTCCTCGCCGCTTGGGCGGCCGTCAATGCACGAAACCGCGATGGCTGGATGATCGCCGCGACGCTCGGCTTCGGCGCGCTGGGCGACTTTCTACTCGACGCGGTCGGGATGATGCCTGGCGCCGCGGCCTTCGCCGTCGGCCATCTGATCGCCATCGCCTTGTATTTCCGCAATCGGCGCGCCCGCATGACCGGGTCGCAAAAGCTGCTGGCCACGGCCGTGGTGCCGCTGGCGCTGGTCATCGCCTGGGGGCTTGCGAAAAATGCCGAGGCCGGCCTCATGGGCGCCGCGGTCGGCTATACTGCGATAGTCGCCGCGATGGCTGCAACCGCGTGGGCCAGCCGCTTTCCGCGCTATCGCACCGGCATCGGCGCGATGCTCTTTCTCGCCAGCGACCTGTTCATCTTCTCCGGCGAGGGAGGAGCGCTCTCGAAAGATATTACGCTATGGTTTGTCTGGCCGCTCTATTTCGCGGGGCAGGCACTGATCGCATGGGGTGTCGTCAGCACGCTCGCCCAGGAAGCGCGGGCCTGA
- a CDS encoding host attachment family protein, whose amino-acid sequence MTLPNDTLVLVADGRKALFLRNQGDEQQIDLRTASHRTREDRKDSDIKTDAAGQSPAPAGTGLPGGTMGETDFHQQEEDRFARELADKVNAMALAGEFDDLVVIAPARTMGELRPLWHKEVTARLAGEHVKEMTDRPIPDIEALLVGEAAPPS is encoded by the coding sequence ATGACCCTGCCCAACGATACTCTCGTCCTCGTCGCCGACGGCCGCAAGGCGCTGTTTCTGCGCAATCAGGGCGACGAGCAGCAGATCGACCTGCGCACCGCATCGCACCGTACCCGCGAGGATCGCAAGGATAGCGATATCAAGACCGACGCCGCGGGCCAGTCGCCGGCCCCGGCAGGTACCGGTCTGCCCGGCGGCACGATGGGCGAAACCGATTTCCACCAGCAGGAAGAAGACCGTTTCGCGCGCGAGCTTGCCGACAAGGTAAATGCGATGGCACTGGCCGGCGAATTCGACGATCTGGTCGTCATTGCTCCCGCGCGCACGATGGGCGAGCTTCGCCCGCTGTGGCACAAGGAAGTAACCGCGCGCCTCGCGGGCGAGCATGTCAAGGAAATGACCGACCGGCCGATCCCCGATATCGAAGCGCTGCTCGTCGGCGAAGCCGCGCCGCCCTCCTGA
- a CDS encoding TauD/TfdA dioxygenase family protein translates to MTISIIPSGQACGARVTGVDLTRPLPPETVAEIRTAWLEHHVLAFHDQKMSDDDLERFTGYFGGFGDDPFIRPIPGREHVIAVKRRADETAPLFAENWHSDWSFQARPPAGTCLFGITIPPVGGNTEFANQHAALDAMPADLRARVEGLQAIHSARAGYAPQGMYGAKDKNRSMDIRSGDEALETQLHPFIRDHPETGRKGLFGCAGYIIGFDGLDDSEALPLLYELIQWQGREEFRYSHIWEPDMLVMWDNRSVLHRATGGYDGYDRLLHRTTIAAWDG, encoded by the coding sequence ATGACGATCAGCATCATCCCCAGCGGCCAGGCCTGCGGCGCCCGTGTGACCGGCGTCGACCTCACCCGGCCGCTTCCGCCCGAAACCGTCGCCGAGATCCGAACGGCATGGCTCGAGCACCATGTCCTGGCGTTCCACGACCAGAAGATGAGCGACGACGATCTCGAACGCTTCACCGGTTATTTCGGCGGTTTCGGCGACGATCCGTTCATCCGTCCGATCCCCGGCCGCGAGCATGTCATTGCCGTAAAGCGCCGGGCCGACGAAACAGCGCCGCTGTTCGCCGAAAACTGGCATAGCGACTGGAGCTTTCAGGCGCGGCCGCCCGCGGGCACCTGCCTGTTCGGGATTACCATCCCGCCGGTCGGCGGCAACACCGAATTTGCCAATCAGCACGCGGCGCTCGACGCGATGCCCGCCGACCTCCGCGCCCGCGTCGAGGGATTGCAAGCCATTCACAGCGCCCGCGCCGGCTATGCGCCGCAGGGCATGTACGGCGCCAAGGACAAAAATCGCAGCATGGACATCCGCTCCGGCGACGAAGCGCTCGAAACACAGCTCCATCCCTTCATCCGCGACCATCCCGAAACCGGCCGCAAGGGGCTGTTCGGGTGCGCGGGCTATATCATCGGCTTCGACGGGCTCGACGATAGCGAGGCCCTGCCTTTGCTCTACGAACTGATTCAATGGCAGGGACGCGAGGAATTTCGCTACAGCCACATATGGGAACCCGACATGCTCGTCATGTGGGACAATCGCTCGGTCCTCCACCGCGCGACCGGCGGCTACGACGGCTATGACCGCCTGCTCCACCGCACGACGATCGCGGCGTGGGACGGGTAG
- a CDS encoding glycine zipper 2TM domain-containing protein has protein sequence MLLFKRLALTVLIGASALAALPAEADARDRHHRHSYYSDRGHDRYRDYRRDYRRDYRRDYRRSHYRDRRYYNCRRGSGTTGLIVGGAAGALLGREVDRYGDRLPGTIIGGAAGALIGREIDRGGRRC, from the coding sequence ATGTTACTGTTCAAGAGACTGGCGTTGACGGTGCTGATCGGCGCCAGCGCGCTCGCCGCGCTGCCCGCCGAAGCCGATGCGCGCGACCGCCACCACCGGCATAGCTATTACAGCGACCGCGGCCATGACCGTTATCGCGATTACCGGCGCGACTATCGGCGTGATTACCGCCGCGACTACCGGCGCAGCCATTACCGCGACCGCCGCTACTATAACTGCCGTCGCGGCAGCGGTACGACCGGCCTGATCGTCGGTGGCGCCGCGGGCGCGCTGCTTGGCCGCGAGGTCGACCGTTATGGCGACCGCCTGCCGGGCACGATTATTGGCGGGGCCGCCGGCGCGCTGATCGGCCGCGAGATTGATCGCGGCGGCCGCCGCTGCTGA
- a CDS encoding peroxiredoxin, whose amino-acid sequence MKFAMKVAMALGLGLSLAVAAPTSIAALQPGAKAPDFTLTAAQGGKEFSLSLKQTLRGGPVVLYFFPAAFTPGCTVEAHLFAESNNRFNQLGARVIGVTAGNIDRVAEFSRSECRDKFAVAADPGAKVAAKYDATMQRPDGTMLSNRTSYVIAPNGTILLSYTDNKPQAHVEKTMAAVRAWNAKRR is encoded by the coding sequence ATGAAATTCGCGATGAAGGTTGCTATGGCGCTCGGCCTTGGTTTGTCGCTTGCGGTCGCCGCGCCAACGAGCATCGCCGCGCTTCAACCGGGCGCCAAGGCGCCCGATTTTACCCTGACCGCCGCGCAGGGCGGCAAGGAGTTCAGCCTGTCGCTCAAGCAGACGTTGCGCGGCGGGCCGGTCGTCCTCTACTTCTTTCCCGCCGCCTTCACGCCCGGCTGCACGGTGGAAGCGCATCTGTTTGCCGAATCGAACAACCGTTTCAACCAGCTCGGCGCGCGCGTCATCGGCGTTACCGCGGGCAATATTGACCGCGTCGCGGAGTTTTCGCGCTCGGAATGCCGCGACAAGTTTGCCGTCGCTGCCGATCCCGGCGCCAAGGTGGCGGCGAAATATGACGCGACGATGCAGCGCCCCGACGGCACGATGCTGTCGAACCGGACATCCTATGTGATTGCCCCGAACGGAACGATCCTGCTCAGCTACACCGACAACAAGCCGCAGGCGCATGTCGAAAAGACGATGGCCGCGGTGCGGGCGTGGAACGCGAAGCGGCGCTAA
- a CDS encoding DUF952 domain-containing protein: MTAATAFKVLTQQQWADFERERVFRGAPVDIADGYIHLSTAEQLEATIAKHFAGQSCLMIAEVDLVQLADAVRWEEARGGELFPHIYAELPIHAVVSLQKRD; this comes from the coding sequence ATGACCGCCGCGACGGCCTTCAAGGTGCTGACCCAGCAACAATGGGCCGATTTCGAACGCGAGCGCGTGTTCCGCGGCGCGCCGGTGGATATCGCCGACGGCTATATCCACCTGTCGACCGCCGAGCAGCTCGAAGCCACGATCGCGAAGCATTTCGCGGGGCAAAGCTGCCTGATGATCGCCGAGGTGGACTTGGTCCAGCTCGCCGATGCGGTCCGCTGGGAAGAAGCGCGCGGCGGCGAACTGTTCCCGCACATCTATGCGGAACTGCCGATCCACGCCGTGGTGAGCTTGCAAAAGCGCGACTGA
- the gyrA gene encoding DNA gyrase subunit A encodes MQPSDDGVSPINIVDEMKTSYLDYAMSVIVSRALPDVRDGLKPVHRRILYAAQEGGFVPGRPYKKSAKIVGDVMGNYHPHGDSAIYDALARMTQDWSLRVPLIDGQGNFGSMDPDPPASMRYTEARLAKTAMVLLNDLDKDTVDFQPNYDASRDEPTVLPARFPNLLVNGAGGIAVGMATNIPPHNLGEVIDATLAMIDRQLAGGADITLEELMAIVPGPDFPTGAMMLGQGGARNAYATGRGSIMMRATHIIEEGRNDRQSIVLTSIPFQVGKSGLVEKIAEAARDKRIEGVADIRDESNREGVRVVIELKRDATAEVVLNQLWRHTPAQSSFPANMLAIRGGRPEMLGLKDILSAFITFREEVITRRCKFELAKARDRAHILLGLVVAVSNLDEVVRIIRGSNSPAAAREALLAREWPIGEIAPYIRLVEAIEGEMEESATYRLSEVQVKAILDLRLHRLTALGRDEIGKELGELATEIEELLSILADRVKLYGVMREELVAVRDEFATPRKTLVAPAADGIDDEDLIEREEMVVTVTLDGYIKRTPLETFRAQRRGGKGRAGMATKDEDVVTNLFVTSTHTPVLFFSTAGKVYRMKVWRLPEGGPATRGRPMINLLPLAQGETISTVLPLPEDEAEWGKLHVMFATAKGNVRRNSMDAFTNVPSNGKIAMKFEGEDEDDRLIGVALLDESDDVLLATRQGKAIRFAGDDVREFQSRNSTGVRGMRLADGDEVISLSILHKVGTTSDEREAYLRAAPWKDNENEPTLPADRMAELAAREEFILTVCANGYGKLSSAYEYRRTGRGGQGITNIDNIGRNGPVVASFPATKEHQLMLVTDQAKLIRMGLDSMRVIGRGSAGVRLFDVAKDEHVVSAALIEEGDEDEGEAAETATEAPEAEASPE; translated from the coding sequence ATGCAACCGTCCGACGACGGGGTTTCGCCGATCAATATCGTCGACGAAATGAAGACCTCGTATCTCGATTATGCGATGAGCGTGATCGTCAGCCGCGCGCTGCCCGACGTGCGCGACGGCTTGAAACCGGTGCATCGCCGCATCCTCTACGCCGCGCAGGAAGGCGGCTTCGTCCCCGGCCGCCCGTACAAGAAATCGGCGAAGATCGTCGGCGACGTGATGGGTAACTACCACCCGCATGGCGACAGCGCGATCTACGACGCGCTCGCGCGTATGACGCAGGACTGGTCGCTCCGCGTGCCGTTGATCGACGGTCAGGGCAATTTTGGCTCGATGGACCCCGATCCGCCGGCGTCGATGCGTTATACCGAAGCGCGCCTCGCCAAGACCGCGATGGTGCTGCTGAACGACCTCGACAAGGACACCGTCGACTTCCAGCCTAACTATGACGCGAGCCGCGACGAGCCCACCGTGCTCCCGGCTCGTTTCCCCAACCTGCTCGTCAACGGTGCGGGCGGCATCGCGGTCGGCATGGCGACCAACATCCCGCCGCACAATTTGGGCGAAGTGATCGACGCGACGCTCGCGATGATCGACCGCCAGCTTGCCGGCGGCGCCGACATCACGCTCGAGGAGTTGATGGCGATCGTCCCCGGTCCCGACTTCCCGACCGGCGCGATGATGCTCGGTCAGGGCGGCGCCCGCAACGCCTATGCCACCGGCCGCGGTTCGATCATGATGCGCGCGACGCATATCATCGAAGAAGGCAGGAACGACCGCCAATCGATTGTATTGACTTCCATTCCCTTCCAGGTCGGCAAGTCTGGCCTCGTCGAGAAGATTGCCGAGGCCGCACGCGACAAGCGTATCGAGGGCGTCGCCGACATCCGCGACGAATCGAACCGCGAGGGCGTCCGCGTCGTCATCGAGCTGAAGCGCGACGCGACCGCCGAGGTCGTCCTCAACCAGCTCTGGCGCCACACCCCGGCGCAGTCGAGCTTCCCCGCCAACATGCTCGCGATCCGCGGCGGCCGCCCCGAAATGCTCGGGCTGAAGGACATTCTTTCCGCCTTTATCACGTTCCGCGAGGAAGTGATCACCCGCCGCTGCAAGTTCGAACTCGCGAAGGCGCGCGACCGCGCGCATATCTTGCTCGGCCTTGTTGTCGCGGTCAGCAATCTCGACGAAGTCGTCCGCATCATCCGTGGGTCGAACTCGCCCGCGGCGGCCCGCGAAGCCTTGCTCGCACGCGAATGGCCGATCGGCGAAATCGCCCCCTACATCCGCCTCGTCGAAGCGATCGAGGGCGAGATGGAGGAGAGCGCGACCTATCGCCTGTCCGAAGTGCAGGTGAAGGCGATCCTCGACCTCCGGCTCCACCGCCTCACCGCGCTCGGCCGCGATGAAATCGGTAAGGAACTCGGTGAGTTGGCGACCGAAATTGAAGAACTGCTTTCGATCCTCGCCGACCGTGTGAAGCTCTATGGCGTGATGCGCGAAGAGCTGGTCGCGGTGCGCGACGAATTTGCGACGCCGCGCAAGACGCTCGTCGCTCCCGCTGCCGACGGCATCGACGACGAGGATCTGATCGAACGCGAGGAGATGGTCGTCACTGTTACCCTCGACGGCTATATCAAGCGCACCCCGCTCGAAACCTTCCGCGCCCAGCGCCGCGGCGGCAAGGGCCGCGCCGGCATGGCGACGAAGGACGAGGATGTCGTCACCAATCTGTTCGTCACCTCGACGCACACGCCGGTGCTGTTCTTCTCGACCGCGGGCAAGGTCTACCGCATGAAGGTGTGGCGCCTGCCCGAGGGCGGGCCGGCGACGCGCGGCCGTCCGATGATCAACCTGCTGCCGCTCGCGCAGGGCGAAACCATCTCGACCGTGCTCCCGCTGCCCGAGGACGAAGCCGAATGGGGCAAGCTGCACGTCATGTTTGCAACCGCAAAGGGCAATGTGCGTCGTAACAGCATGGACGCCTTCACCAACGTGCCCTCGAACGGCAAGATCGCGATGAAGTTCGAGGGCGAGGATGAGGACGACCGGCTGATCGGCGTCGCGCTGCTCGACGAAAGCGACGATGTCCTGCTCGCGACGCGGCAGGGCAAGGCGATCCGCTTCGCCGGCGACGATGTCCGCGAGTTCCAGAGCCGCAATTCGACCGGTGTCCGCGGCATGCGGCTTGCCGACGGCGACGAGGTCATCTCGCTCTCGATCCTCCACAAGGTCGGCACGACCAGCGACGAGCGCGAAGCCTATCTCCGCGCCGCGCCATGGAAGGATAATGAGAACGAGCCGACGCTGCCCGCCGACCGCATGGCAGAGCTTGCGGCGCGCGAGGAGTTCATCCTCACCGTCTGCGCCAACGGCTATGGCAAGCTGTCGTCGGCCTATGAATATCGCCGCACCGGCCGCGGCGGTCAGGGGATCACCAACATCGACAATATCGGCCGCAACGGCCCGGTTGTCGCCAGTTTCCCGGCTACCAAGGAACATCAACTGATGCTGGTGACCGATCAGGCGAAGCTGATCCGCATGGGGCTCGATTCGATGCGCGTCATCGGCCGTGGCAGCGCGGGCGTGCGCCTGTTCGATGTCGCCAAGGACGAACATGTCGTCTCGGCCGCGCTGATCGAGGAAGGCGACGAGGACGAAGGCGAAGCCGCCGAAACCGCTACCGAAGCGCCCGAAGCGGAAGCATCGCCCGAATGA
- a CDS encoding sensor histidine kinase, which translates to MSARVVRGRIDRSGALVSADGPLLRLQQRAGAGLDKPLALPHLARLVALAQRLQRDISRPLYAADDHSDVHALVRIIPDADGASLEISDWRTRPVSHPQAPAIADIALALQGWAWECDQQLRMIALRASAQAPPVPAGWEGCSLSELFELQPDDDGHFPVLRALARQSRFDTQRVRADGPTSRIAMTLAGDALFDATGRFTGFRGVAQLAEAAAEVPQTATLVDPAFGSLPLSDPQFGRRIDGALRGPLSRIIATAETISGQFDGPIRADYARYAGDIAHAGRHLLGLVDDLADLQNIERPGFKAAADEIDLGDLARRAVGLLGMKAEEKSIRIDAPRVDDKMPATGEFRRVLQVLLNLLGNAIRYSPDHSQIWIRVDRDGDRAMVTVADQGQGIDADQQAVVFEKFERLGRTDSGGSGLGLYIARRLARAMDGELTVDSAPGQGARFTLSLPARDA; encoded by the coding sequence ATGAGCGCGCGGGTCGTCCGCGGCCGGATCGACCGTTCGGGCGCGCTGGTCAGCGCCGACGGTCCGCTCCTGCGATTGCAGCAACGCGCCGGCGCCGGGCTCGACAAGCCGCTGGCGCTGCCGCACCTCGCGCGGCTGGTCGCGCTCGCGCAGCGCCTACAGCGCGATATCAGCCGCCCGCTCTATGCCGCAGACGATCACAGCGACGTCCACGCGCTCGTTCGCATCATCCCCGATGCCGATGGTGCCAGCCTCGAAATCAGCGACTGGCGGACGCGTCCGGTATCGCACCCGCAGGCTCCGGCAATCGCCGACATCGCGCTCGCGCTGCAGGGCTGGGCATGGGAATGCGACCAGCAACTGCGGATGATCGCGCTGCGCGCCAGCGCCCAGGCGCCGCCTGTCCCTGCCGGGTGGGAAGGATGCTCGCTGTCCGAACTGTTCGAACTCCAGCCCGACGATGACGGCCATTTTCCGGTCCTGCGTGCGCTGGCGAGGCAATCGCGTTTCGATACCCAGCGCGTCCGTGCCGATGGTCCGACGTCGCGGATCGCGATGACGCTGGCGGGCGATGCGCTGTTCGACGCGACGGGGCGGTTTACGGGATTTCGCGGCGTTGCGCAGCTCGCCGAGGCGGCGGCCGAAGTGCCGCAAACGGCGACGCTGGTGGACCCGGCTTTCGGATCGCTGCCCTTGTCCGACCCGCAATTCGGGCGCCGGATCGATGGTGCGCTGCGCGGCCCACTCAGCCGCATCATCGCGACGGCGGAAACAATATCGGGCCAGTTCGACGGTCCGATCCGCGCCGATTATGCGCGCTATGCGGGCGATATTGCACATGCCGGGCGCCATCTGCTCGGACTCGTCGACGATCTCGCGGATCTCCAGAATATCGAACGACCGGGGTTCAAGGCGGCGGCCGACGAAATCGACCTTGGCGACCTGGCCCGGCGCGCGGTTGGCCTGCTCGGCATGAAGGCCGAGGAAAAGAGCATCCGCATCGACGCCCCGCGCGTCGATGACAAAATGCCGGCAACGGGCGAGTTCCGCCGCGTCCTGCAAGTGCTTTTGAACCTGCTCGGGAATGCAATCCGCTATTCGCCCGACCATTCGCAGATCTGGATTCGCGTTGACCGCGATGGCGATCGGGCGATGGTCACCGTTGCCGATCAGGGGCAAGGCATCGACGCCGACCAGCAGGCGGTGGTGTTCGAAAAGTTCGAGCGGTTGGGGCGGACCGACAGCGGCGGTTCGGGGCTCGGCCTCTATATCGCGCGCCGCCTCGCGCGGGCGATGGACGGCGAACTCACCGTCGACAGCGCGCCGGGGCAGGGCGCGCGCTTCACCTTGAGCCTGCCGGCGCGCGACGCCTGA